From Procambarus clarkii isolate CNS0578487 chromosome 73, FALCON_Pclarkii_2.0, whole genome shotgun sequence, one genomic window encodes:
- the LOC138356556 gene encoding protein starmaker-like: MRKNTTKLLEDQNSRDDQDSLDDQDSHDDQDSCDDQDSHDDQDSRDGQDSRDDQDSRDDQDSRDDQDSRDDQDSCDDQDSRDDQDSDDDQDSDDDQDSRDDQDSRDDQDSRDDQDSHDDQDSDDDQYNRDDQDSRDDQDSRDDQDSRDDQDSCDDQDSRDDQDSRDDQDSCDDQDSHDDQDSHDDQDSHDDQDSRDDQDSRDDQDCRDDQDSRDDQDSRDDQDSRDDQDSHDDQDSRDDQDSRDDQDSHDDQDSHDDQDSHDDQDSCDDQDSHDDQESRDGQDSHDDQDSHDDQDSHDDQDSDDDQDSHDDQDSHDDQDSHDDQESRDDQDSHDDQDSDDDQDSRDDQDSRDDQDSRDDQDSRDDQDRQKRPGGDSLSSTEVK, encoded by the coding sequence ATGAGAAAAAATACTACAAAGCTACTGGAAGACCAAAACAGTCGTGATGACCAAGACAGTCTTGATGACCAAGACAGTCATGATGACCAAGACAGCTGTGATGATCAAGACAGTCATGATGACCAAGACAGTCGTGATGGCCAAGACAGTCGTGATGACCAAGACAGTCGTGATGACCAAGACAGTCGTGATGACCAAGACAGTCGTGATGACCAGGACAGCTGTGATGATCAAGACAGTCGTGATGACCAAGACAGTGATGATGACCAAGACAGTGATGATGACCAAGACAGTCGTGATGACCAAGACAGTCGTGATGACCAAGACAGTCGTGATGACCAAGACAGTCATGATGACCAAGACAGTGATGATGACCAATACAATCGTGATGACCAAGACAGTCGTGATGACCAAGACAGTCGTGATGACCAAGACAGTCGTGATGACCAAGACAGCTGTGATGATCAAGACAGTCGTGATGACCAAGACAGTCGTGATGACCAAGACAGCTGTGATGATCAAGACAGTCATGATGATCAAGACAGTCATGATGATCAAGACAGTCATGATGACCAAGACAGTCGTGATGACCAAGACAGTCGTGATGACCAAGACTGTCGTGATGACCAAGACAGTCGTGATGACCAAGACAGTCGTGATGACCAAGACAGTCGTGATGACCAAGACAGTCATGATGACCAAGACAGTCGTGATGACCAAGACAGTCGTGATGACCAAGACAGTCATGATGACCAAGACAGTCATGATGACCAAGACAGTCATGATGACCAAGACAGCTGTGATGATCAAGACAGTCATGATGACCAAGAAAGTCGTGATGGCCAAGACAGTCATGATGACCAAGACAGTCATGATGACCAAGACAGTCATGATGACCAAGACAGTGATGATGACCAAGACAGTCATGATGACCAAGACAGTCATGATGACCAAGACAGTCATGATGACCAAGAAAGTCGTGATGACCAAGACAGTCATGATGACCAAGACAGTGATGATGACCAAGACAGTCGTGATGACCAAGACAGTCGTGATGACCAAGACAGTCGTGATGACCAAGACAGTCGTGATGACCAAGACAGAcagaagagacctgggggtgacaGCCTCTCATCAACTGAGGTCAAGTAA